AAGCCTTGAGCGGCGAGCTGGCCGCGTTGAAGAGCGCACCGGCTGATACCAGCAAAGTCGACGCCCAACTGAAAAGCCTTGGCGCCGATATCGCTGCGCTGAAGCGGCAAGGCAACCCGAGCGCTGCAGTCGAGCGTCTGGAGCAAGACATGATCGTGCTCAAAAGCCAACAGGACAACCGCCCGGCCGCGGCGCAAGGTGGCAACAATACCGCCGAGTTCGACGCCTTCCGTGGCCAGGTCACCCGCAACATCAACACCCTGCAGGCGCAGATCCAGAACCTGCAACAACAGCTGCACGCCCGGCCTCAATAGCCCGATGCAGTGATGTTGTGTGGAGTGGGCCTGTGGAGTGGGACTTTTGTGGCGAGGGAGCTTGCTCCCGCTCGACTGCGCAGCAGTCGCAAATCAGGCACCGCAGGTTATCTGAATAGCGGTGGTGAATGGGTTTGGGGCGGCTGCGCCACCCAACGGGAGCAAGCTCCCTCGCCACAGAAAGCAACACAACGCCTGGTCGCTAGTGGTGTCCGGGCTGACGTCTTCGCGGGCAAGCCTCGGTCTTTCTATCGAACCTTGTCTTCCCGCCCGCGCAACACCCTGTTCGGCATGGCAATCGCCGCCGCCAGCCCCAGCAGCGACACCGCCGCGCTGACCATCAGTAAATGCCTGAAGGTCAGCAGCAGCTCGGCGCGCAAGGCGTTTTGCGCATCCCCCGGCGCGGCGTTCAAACCATCGAGCAAGACATTCCCCGAACGGCCCTCGGCAATCAGCGACGAGCCGGCCAGGTGCGCGAAACTGGAGTCCTGCAACAACGCCAGCAACAGCGCCGACATCAACGCCACGCCCACTGCACCGCCCAGAGCGCGGAACAGATTGGTGGTGCTGGTGGCAACGCCAATGTCCCGTTGATCCACCGAGTTTTGCGTGCCCACCAACGACGTCGGGAACTGCATGCCGCCAGCGATTCCGCAGAGCAACATGAACAGGCTGCTCAGCACAAACGCCTGCGGCGCACTGAACGCCATGCCGAGAATCGCCAACGGCATGAGCAACGCGCCGGTCAGGATCATCGGTTTGTAACGACCGGTCACCGAGGTCCGGCGCCCGGCGAAATAGGCGCCTATCGGCAAGCCCATGGCCAGCGGCAACAGGTGCAGTGCCGCGCTGTCGGCCCCGGCGCCGGTGACGCTCTGGAAGCGCAGCGGCATCAGCACGATCAGGGAAATCGCCTGGAAACTGGTGAAGAAAATCGTGCACCAGCAAAGGATCGCATTGCGGTTGGCGAACAAATGCATCGGCAGCAACGGTTCCCGCGCCCGCCGTTCATGCCAGACGAACACCGCCAGCACCGCCACCGCACAACCGAGCAAACCCGCCACTTCGGGGCTGCGCCACGAATG
The Pseudomonas sp. GR 6-02 genome window above contains:
- a CDS encoding MDR family MFS transporter; its protein translation is MTNLNRPETPKPAIRSVLIALMLAIFLGALDQTIVAVSMPAISAQFKDVSLLAWVISGYMVAMTVAVPIYGKLGDLYGRRRLMLFGMGLFTLASLFCGMAQSMEQLVLARIFQGIGAGGMISVSQAIIGDIVPPRERGRYQGYFSSMYAVASVAGPVLGGYMTEYLSWRWVFLINLPLGLGAWWVAYRTLVGLPVPQRKPIIDYLGTLLMIIGLTALLLGITQVGQGHSWRSPEVAGLLGCAVAVLAVFVWHERRAREPLLPMHLFANRNAILCWCTIFFTSFQAISLIVLMPLRFQSVTGAGADSAALHLLPLAMGLPIGAYFAGRRTSVTGRYKPMILTGALLMPLAILGMAFSAPQAFVLSSLFMLLCGIAGGMQFPTSLVGTQNSVDQRDIGVATSTTNLFRALGGAVGVALMSALLLALLQDSSFAHLAGSSLIAEGRSGNVLLDGLNAAPGDAQNALRAELLLTFRHLLMVSAAVSLLGLAAAIAMPNRVLRGREDKVR